The genomic region GGCTTTACCAGAGATCAATCGGTAATAGCGCGGCAACGGTTGCCAATCATCAATGACGCCGACCACACGATACTGGCGATCATTGGCGTTAAAAAATCGACCGATTGGATCGTCACTTTTAAACAAGCGCTCGCTCATGGATTTGCTCAACACCGCGACCGGTGTGCCATTGGCATCTTCGTCCACAGTCCACGAACTGCCATGCAGAAACGGCACGTTGAACATCGGGAAGAAATCGGCGGTGACGGCCAATCCGTCGGTAAAAAAGTTTGGTAGCTCTTTGCGGTCACTTTCAATGATCGAGGCAATGCCGTAAATCGCCGTTTGTCGTAGTGCGTATTTCTGTTGCAGCAAATTATTAGCGTCGATATAGCTGATTTGTATTGGCGGTTCTTCGCCTTCGATATAGCTTTCCAATTGGCCGTTATCAAGCAGTGGCACGACCAACCGTTCACTTTTCTCCGGAATCGGATTACCGGACATCATGTACAGCACGGTCAGCGTCGACATGCTGGCGGCGATACCGATGGCAATGGTCAGGATCATCAATCCGGTCAGAATCGGGTTACGGCGCAGCCGCTTGAACCCCAGTCGAACATAGTAGGCGAACATCGGCATCACTCCGTGGCCGCGGCCGGTGCGCCGGCTTTGTTGTGGCTGAAACTTTGCAGCAGGCTGGCGGCTTCTTCGGCGATATCGATGACCTGGCCATCGACGAAATGGACATTGCGCTGGGCGCGCGCGGCCAGCTCGTTATCGTGAGTAACCATGACAATCGTTGTGCCTTGCGCATTGATTTCCTCCAGCAACTCCATGATGCCGCGCGCCATCGTGCTGTCGAGGTTGCCAGTCGGTTCGTCGGCGAGCAGCAGGCGTGGCGTACCGGCCAGCGCGCGAGCAATGGCGACGCGTTGTTGCTGGCCACCGGAGAGTTCCGCCGGGTAATGATTGATGCGAGAAAGCAGGCCAACGCGCAGCAGTGCGTCTTCAATACGTTTCTTGCGTTCGGCGGCCGAATAGCCGCGATAGCGCAACGGCACATCGACGTTGTCAAACAGATTCAAATCCGGGATCAGGTTGTAACCCTGGAAAACAAAACCGATTTTTTCGTTGCGCAGACGTGAGCGCTCGTTGTCGTTCAAGCCGCGCACGTCGACGCCGTCGAGCCAGTATTCGCCGCTGCTCAGCTCTTCCAGCATGCCGGCGATATTCAGGAACGTGGTTTTACCGGAACCGGACGGACCGGTGACGGCAACGAACTCGCCTTCCTTGACGTGAATGTTGATACCGCGCAGCGCATGCGTTTCGATCATCTGGGTGCGGTACACCTTGCTCAAGTTATTCATTTTCAGCATGACAGTTTCCTTAAGTTTCTCAGTTCAATTGAATTCGTTCGGCGCGCTCAAAATTCTCGGTGCCGGAAATGACAATGCGTTCGTTTTCTTTCAGGCCTTCGATAATCTCGACGGCGTTGACACTGGTGGCGCCCAGGGTAACCGGCCGACGCATGGCGGTATTGCCTTCGACGACATAGGCAAAGCGGCCGCCATCGGCTTCGACAAATGGACCGCGCTGCACCAGCAACACATTCGGTTTTTCCTCGAACAGAATGCGCGCGCTGACGCGCTGGTTCTGACGGATGCCGACCTGGCTTTCATTGTCGAGACGCACGCGCACCAGCACCTGGTTGTCGGTCACTTCCGGTGAAATCGCCAGGATGCGGCCATTGGCCTGGGCGTTGCCGAGCTGCACTTCGACCTGCATATCAAGGCCCAGATCTTCGGCGTAGGATTCCGGCACGGACAGCTCGACATCGAGCCGGCTCAAATCGACCAGCGTCATGATCGGCGAATTGATTGGCAACACCGCACGGTCGGCGATGGCGACGCTGCCAACGATGCCGTTGAATGGCGCGCGCAGTTTCAGCTCGTCGACGCGGCGCATCAGGTTTTGCACCACCAGCGTTTGCCGGGCCACTTCCTGCTTGCGGGTAGCAAGTTCAAAC from Permianibacter aggregans harbors:
- a CDS encoding ABC transporter ATP-binding protein; this translates as MLKMNNLSKVYRTQMIETHALRGINIHVKEGEFVAVTGPSGSGKTTFLNIAGMLEELSSGEYWLDGVDVRGLNDNERSRLRNEKIGFVFQGYNLIPDLNLFDNVDVPLRYRGYSAAERKKRIEDALLRVGLLSRINHYPAELSGGQQQRVAIARALAGTPRLLLADEPTGNLDSTMARGIMELLEEINAQGTTIVMVTHDNELAARAQRNVHFVDGQVIDIAEEAASLLQSFSHNKAGAPAAATE